One Clostridium sp. CM027 genomic window carries:
- a CDS encoding mechanosensitive ion channel family protein produces MFQSIVDFFAKDKIQEVFNDLTSYKLKYVGIAIAVFALFVLLKKIFAKYVFKIILKLVNKTKFETDTKIVAAFQKPVTNFFEVLGFYFAFKILIIAGVPIDSSFIEKIFSSAVIILICWGLYDLTGESSLLFERMHKAYDVKVDKILFPFISKTLRMMLVALVITIIAEKWGYNIQGFVTGLGLGGLAFALAAKDAASNVIAGMFIILDKPFTIGDWINSDTLEGSIEDISFRTTKIRTVDQALIIVPNSKLTNEAVTNFSRRGKRRVNLNLELTYSSREKLEICVDKIRNMLENYSQVSKEGILVTFDKFNATSLDILICFFTDTPDFDEYFKIKENVNFNILDILQQEGISMAFPSTSVYVEKLPSIDKEKKIELVNKLQKKL; encoded by the coding sequence GTATTGTTAAAAAAGATATTCGCAAAATATGTATTCAAAATAATATTAAAACTTGTTAATAAAACGAAATTTGAAACAGATACAAAAATAGTAGCTGCTTTCCAAAAACCTGTAACTAACTTTTTTGAGGTATTAGGATTTTATTTTGCTTTTAAAATTTTAATTATCGCAGGAGTTCCAATTGACAGTTCATTTATAGAAAAGATTTTCAGTTCTGCTGTAATAATTTTAATTTGTTGGGGACTATATGATCTTACTGGAGAATCTTCTCTGCTGTTTGAGAGAATGCATAAAGCATATGATGTAAAAGTGGATAAAATATTATTCCCATTTATATCAAAAACGTTAAGAATGATGCTAGTAGCGTTAGTTATTACCATAATTGCTGAGAAGTGGGGATATAACATTCAAGGTTTTGTTACTGGGCTTGGGTTAGGAGGATTGGCTTTTGCATTAGCAGCTAAAGATGCGGCATCCAATGTTATTGCAGGTATGTTTATAATATTAGATAAGCCTTTTACTATTGGAGATTGGATTAATAGTGACACATTAGAAGGTAGCATAGAGGATATTTCGTTTAGGACTACTAAAATAAGAACTGTTGATCAAGCATTAATAATAGTGCCTAATTCAAAATTAACTAATGAGGCTGTAACCAATTTTAGCAGAAGGGGTAAACGAAGGGTTAATTTGAATTTAGAATTAACTTATAGCTCTAGGGAGAAATTAGAGATTTGTGTGGATAAGATTAGAAATATGTTAGAGAATTATTCACAGGTTAGTAAGGAAGGCATCCTTGTTACATTTGATAAATTTAATGCAACTAGTTTAGATATTTTAATATGTTTCTTTACTGATACACCAGATTTTGATGAATATTTTAAAATAAAAGAAAATGTTAATTTTAATATACTGGACATTTTACAGCAAGAGGGAATTTCAATGGCTTTCCCAAGCACAAGCGTTTACGTTGAAAAATTACCTAGTATAGATAAAGAAAAAAAAATTGAATTAGTTAATAAACTTCAAAAAAAACTTTAG